One genomic segment of Camelus ferus isolate YT-003-E chromosome 19, BCGSAC_Cfer_1.0, whole genome shotgun sequence includes these proteins:
- the ZBP1 gene encoding Z-DNA-binding protein 1 isoform X2 produces MSAQTSAPPSALDPSPGGASSPGWIVRGTQFSLCLCLCLPLPDLEERILEVLRDAGSPVKTAHLLKKCQVPKKKLNQVLHQMKKESKGGLTLVGPALWCLGDSGTREVVPTEPERPQQDTVAVPRKPGAELSERQEEIYRFLEARGPHKALIIAQALGMKTAKEVNPDLYALRNKHLLHLDEKSHSWAVYRPEGPRHQPTAVILQQNPINMICQKGPNSHISIQNSEGIQIGHGNTIVTARGEDGSTAPLYLPPRAPADPSTQGPLAGSLGPQDIRMEESVLRRVQMGHGNQMSLHSHPAESPAHSAHRTPPVSVPTAGPEASIEIQIPEPGAQTEGVMSQRVHIHACFLEDTTVGNNNRMTISPGAGGHGGVAGPEEGRRGPGEPGEGADPPSRAERLTTELPPDGGQAAPIHDETHISQLEAMTLKSRGPRTPEDGP; encoded by the exons ATGTCTGCTCAGACCtccgcccctccctctgccctggacCCCTCTCCTGGGGGGGCCTCCAGCCCAGGCTGGATTGTCAGGGGAACCcagttctctctctgcctctgcctctgcctccctctcccagacCTTGAGGAGAGGATCCTGGAGGTGCTGAGGGACGCCGGCTCCCCTGTGAAGACTGCCCACCTGCTGAAGAAATGCCAAGTGCCCAAGAAGAAACTCAACCAAGTTCTGCACCAAATGAAGAAGGAGTCGAAAGGAGGACTCACCCTCGTGGGCCCCGCGCTGTGGTGCTTGGGCGACAGTGGGACCAGAGAAGTGGTTCCCACAGAGCCGG AGAGGCCCCAGCAGGACACAGTTGCAGTTCCCAGGAAGCCTGGCGCGGAGCTCAGTGAACGGC AGGAAGAGATCTACAGGTTTCTGGAAGCCCGTGGGCCCCATAAGGCCCTGATCATCGCCCAGGCCCTGGGAATGAAGACAGCCAAGGAAGTCAACCCAGACTTGTATGCGCTGAGGAACAAGCACCTCCTGCATTTAGACGAGAAATCACACTCATGGGCGGTTTATCGACCAG AGGGTCCTAGACATCAGCCCACCGCTGTCATTTTACAGCAGAATCCCATCAACATGATCTGTCAGAAAGGGCCCAACAGCCACATCTCCATTCAGAACTCTGAAGGCATCCAGATCGGACATGGGAACACCATAGTAACGGCCCGTGGGGAGGATG GCTCCACGGCTCCGCTTTACCTCCCTCCAAGGGCACCAGCTGATCCCTCAACTCAGGGTCCCCTGGCTGGATCCTTGGGGCCCCAGGACATCCGCATGGAGGAGTCTGTGCTCAGACGTGTACAGATGGGACACGGCAATCAAATGAGCCTTCACAGCCACCCGGCCGAGAGCCCCGCCCACAGCGCCCACAGGACCCCCCCAG TTTCTGTCCCGACGGCCGGCCCAGAAGCTTCCATTGAAATTCAGATCCCTGAACCAGGAGCTCAGACTGAAGGGGTCATGTCCCAGAGAGTCCACATTCATGCGTGCTTCCTTGAGGACACCACGGTCGGCAACAACAACAGAATGACCATCAGCCCAGGGGCAGGTGGCCACGGAGGAGTCGCAGGGcctgaggagggcaggaggggccctggggagccaggagAAGGCGCAG ACCCTCCCTCCAGAGCCGAACGACTGACAACCGAGCTCCCTCCCGACGGTGGTCAAGCTGCCCCCATCCACGATGAGACACACATCTCCCAGCTCGAAGCCATGACTCTCAAAAGCAGGGGCCCCAGGACCCCGGAAGACGGCCCCTGA
- the ZBP1 gene encoding Z-DNA-binding protein 1 isoform X3 has protein sequence MAEAPADPGETDLEERILEVLRDAGSPVKTAHLLKKCQVPKKKLNQVLHQMKKESKGGLTLVGPALWCLGDSGTREVVPTEPAERPQQDTVAVPRKPGAELSERQEEIYRFLEARGPHKALIIAQALGMKTAKEVNPDLYALRNKHLLHLDEKSHSWAVYRPEGPRHQPTAVILQQNPINMICQKGPNSHISIQNSEGIQIGHGNTIVTARGEDGSTAPLYLPPRAPADPSTQGPLAGSLGPQDIRMEESVLRRVQMGHGNQMSLHSHPAESPAHSAHRTPPVSVPTAGPEASIEIQIPEPGAQTEGVMSQRVHIHACFLEDTTVGNNNRMTISPGAGGHGGVAGPEEGRRGPGEPGEGADPPSRAERLTTELPPDGGQAAPIHDETHISQLEAMTLKSRGPRTPEDGP, from the exons ATGGCCGAGGCCCCTGCCGACCCCGGAGAGACAG acCTTGAGGAGAGGATCCTGGAGGTGCTGAGGGACGCCGGCTCCCCTGTGAAGACTGCCCACCTGCTGAAGAAATGCCAAGTGCCCAAGAAGAAACTCAACCAAGTTCTGCACCAAATGAAGAAGGAGTCGAAAGGAGGACTCACCCTCGTGGGCCCCGCGCTGTGGTGCTTGGGCGACAGTGGGACCAGAGAAGTGGTTCCCACAGAGCCGG CAGAGAGGCCCCAGCAGGACACAGTTGCAGTTCCCAGGAAGCCTGGCGCGGAGCTCAGTGAACGGC AGGAAGAGATCTACAGGTTTCTGGAAGCCCGTGGGCCCCATAAGGCCCTGATCATCGCCCAGGCCCTGGGAATGAAGACAGCCAAGGAAGTCAACCCAGACTTGTATGCGCTGAGGAACAAGCACCTCCTGCATTTAGACGAGAAATCACACTCATGGGCGGTTTATCGACCAG AGGGTCCTAGACATCAGCCCACCGCTGTCATTTTACAGCAGAATCCCATCAACATGATCTGTCAGAAAGGGCCCAACAGCCACATCTCCATTCAGAACTCTGAAGGCATCCAGATCGGACATGGGAACACCATAGTAACGGCCCGTGGGGAGGATG GCTCCACGGCTCCGCTTTACCTCCCTCCAAGGGCACCAGCTGATCCCTCAACTCAGGGTCCCCTGGCTGGATCCTTGGGGCCCCAGGACATCCGCATGGAGGAGTCTGTGCTCAGACGTGTACAGATGGGACACGGCAATCAAATGAGCCTTCACAGCCACCCGGCCGAGAGCCCCGCCCACAGCGCCCACAGGACCCCCCCAG TTTCTGTCCCGACGGCCGGCCCAGAAGCTTCCATTGAAATTCAGATCCCTGAACCAGGAGCTCAGACTGAAGGGGTCATGTCCCAGAGAGTCCACATTCATGCGTGCTTCCTTGAGGACACCACGGTCGGCAACAACAACAGAATGACCATCAGCCCAGGGGCAGGTGGCCACGGAGGAGTCGCAGGGcctgaggagggcaggaggggccctggggagccaggagAAGGCGCAG ACCCTCCCTCCAGAGCCGAACGACTGACAACCGAGCTCCCTCCCGACGGTGGTCAAGCTGCCCCCATCCACGATGAGACACACATCTCCCAGCTCGAAGCCATGACTCTCAAAAGCAGGGGCCCCAGGACCCCGGAAGACGGCCCCTGA
- the ZBP1 gene encoding Z-DNA-binding protein 1 isoform X4, protein MAEAPADPGETDLEERILEVLRDAGSPVKTAHLLKKCQVPKKKLNQVLHQMKKESKGGLTLVGPALWCLGDSGTREVVPTEPERPQQDTVAVPRKPGAELSERQEEIYRFLEARGPHKALIIAQALGMKTAKEVNPDLYALRNKHLLHLDEKSHSWAVYRPEGPRHQPTAVILQQNPINMICQKGPNSHISIQNSEGIQIGHGNTIVTARGEDGSTAPLYLPPRAPADPSTQGPLAGSLGPQDIRMEESVLRRVQMGHGNQMSLHSHPAESPAHSAHRTPPVSVPTAGPEASIEIQIPEPGAQTEGVMSQRVHIHACFLEDTTVGNNNRMTISPGAGGHGGVAGPEEGRRGPGEPGEGADPPSRAERLTTELPPDGGQAAPIHDETHISQLEAMTLKSRGPRTPEDGP, encoded by the exons ATGGCCGAGGCCCCTGCCGACCCCGGAGAGACAG acCTTGAGGAGAGGATCCTGGAGGTGCTGAGGGACGCCGGCTCCCCTGTGAAGACTGCCCACCTGCTGAAGAAATGCCAAGTGCCCAAGAAGAAACTCAACCAAGTTCTGCACCAAATGAAGAAGGAGTCGAAAGGAGGACTCACCCTCGTGGGCCCCGCGCTGTGGTGCTTGGGCGACAGTGGGACCAGAGAAGTGGTTCCCACAGAGCCGG AGAGGCCCCAGCAGGACACAGTTGCAGTTCCCAGGAAGCCTGGCGCGGAGCTCAGTGAACGGC AGGAAGAGATCTACAGGTTTCTGGAAGCCCGTGGGCCCCATAAGGCCCTGATCATCGCCCAGGCCCTGGGAATGAAGACAGCCAAGGAAGTCAACCCAGACTTGTATGCGCTGAGGAACAAGCACCTCCTGCATTTAGACGAGAAATCACACTCATGGGCGGTTTATCGACCAG AGGGTCCTAGACATCAGCCCACCGCTGTCATTTTACAGCAGAATCCCATCAACATGATCTGTCAGAAAGGGCCCAACAGCCACATCTCCATTCAGAACTCTGAAGGCATCCAGATCGGACATGGGAACACCATAGTAACGGCCCGTGGGGAGGATG GCTCCACGGCTCCGCTTTACCTCCCTCCAAGGGCACCAGCTGATCCCTCAACTCAGGGTCCCCTGGCTGGATCCTTGGGGCCCCAGGACATCCGCATGGAGGAGTCTGTGCTCAGACGTGTACAGATGGGACACGGCAATCAAATGAGCCTTCACAGCCACCCGGCCGAGAGCCCCGCCCACAGCGCCCACAGGACCCCCCCAG TTTCTGTCCCGACGGCCGGCCCAGAAGCTTCCATTGAAATTCAGATCCCTGAACCAGGAGCTCAGACTGAAGGGGTCATGTCCCAGAGAGTCCACATTCATGCGTGCTTCCTTGAGGACACCACGGTCGGCAACAACAACAGAATGACCATCAGCCCAGGGGCAGGTGGCCACGGAGGAGTCGCAGGGcctgaggagggcaggaggggccctggggagccaggagAAGGCGCAG ACCCTCCCTCCAGAGCCGAACGACTGACAACCGAGCTCCCTCCCGACGGTGGTCAAGCTGCCCCCATCCACGATGAGACACACATCTCCCAGCTCGAAGCCATGACTCTCAAAAGCAGGGGCCCCAGGACCCCGGAAGACGGCCCCTGA
- the ZBP1 gene encoding Z-DNA-binding protein 1 isoform X5, translating to MAEAPADPGETAERPQQDTVAVPRKPGAELSERQEEIYRFLEARGPHKALIIAQALGMKTAKEVNPDLYALRNKHLLHLDEKSHSWAVYRPEGPRHQPTAVILQQNPINMICQKGPNSHISIQNSEGIQIGHGNTIVTARGEDGSTAPLYLPPRAPADPSTQGPLAGSLGPQDIRMEESVLRRVQMGHGNQMSLHSHPAESPAHSAHRTPPVSVPTAGPEASIEIQIPEPGAQTEGVMSQRVHIHACFLEDTTVGNNNRMTISPGAGGHGGVAGPEEGRRGPGEPGEGADPPSRAERLTTELPPDGGQAAPIHDETHISQLEAMTLKSRGPRTPEDGP from the exons ATGGCCGAGGCCCCTGCCGACCCCGGAGAGACAG CAGAGAGGCCCCAGCAGGACACAGTTGCAGTTCCCAGGAAGCCTGGCGCGGAGCTCAGTGAACGGC AGGAAGAGATCTACAGGTTTCTGGAAGCCCGTGGGCCCCATAAGGCCCTGATCATCGCCCAGGCCCTGGGAATGAAGACAGCCAAGGAAGTCAACCCAGACTTGTATGCGCTGAGGAACAAGCACCTCCTGCATTTAGACGAGAAATCACACTCATGGGCGGTTTATCGACCAG AGGGTCCTAGACATCAGCCCACCGCTGTCATTTTACAGCAGAATCCCATCAACATGATCTGTCAGAAAGGGCCCAACAGCCACATCTCCATTCAGAACTCTGAAGGCATCCAGATCGGACATGGGAACACCATAGTAACGGCCCGTGGGGAGGATG GCTCCACGGCTCCGCTTTACCTCCCTCCAAGGGCACCAGCTGATCCCTCAACTCAGGGTCCCCTGGCTGGATCCTTGGGGCCCCAGGACATCCGCATGGAGGAGTCTGTGCTCAGACGTGTACAGATGGGACACGGCAATCAAATGAGCCTTCACAGCCACCCGGCCGAGAGCCCCGCCCACAGCGCCCACAGGACCCCCCCAG TTTCTGTCCCGACGGCCGGCCCAGAAGCTTCCATTGAAATTCAGATCCCTGAACCAGGAGCTCAGACTGAAGGGGTCATGTCCCAGAGAGTCCACATTCATGCGTGCTTCCTTGAGGACACCACGGTCGGCAACAACAACAGAATGACCATCAGCCCAGGGGCAGGTGGCCACGGAGGAGTCGCAGGGcctgaggagggcaggaggggccctggggagccaggagAAGGCGCAG ACCCTCCCTCCAGAGCCGAACGACTGACAACCGAGCTCCCTCCCGACGGTGGTCAAGCTGCCCCCATCCACGATGAGACACACATCTCCCAGCTCGAAGCCATGACTCTCAAAAGCAGGGGCCCCAGGACCCCGGAAGACGGCCCCTGA
- the ZBP1 gene encoding Z-DNA-binding protein 1 isoform X6: MAEAPADPGETERPQQDTVAVPRKPGAELSERQEEIYRFLEARGPHKALIIAQALGMKTAKEVNPDLYALRNKHLLHLDEKSHSWAVYRPEGPRHQPTAVILQQNPINMICQKGPNSHISIQNSEGIQIGHGNTIVTARGEDGSTAPLYLPPRAPADPSTQGPLAGSLGPQDIRMEESVLRRVQMGHGNQMSLHSHPAESPAHSAHRTPPVSVPTAGPEASIEIQIPEPGAQTEGVMSQRVHIHACFLEDTTVGNNNRMTISPGAGGHGGVAGPEEGRRGPGEPGEGADPPSRAERLTTELPPDGGQAAPIHDETHISQLEAMTLKSRGPRTPEDGP, encoded by the exons ATGGCCGAGGCCCCTGCCGACCCCGGAGAGACAG AGAGGCCCCAGCAGGACACAGTTGCAGTTCCCAGGAAGCCTGGCGCGGAGCTCAGTGAACGGC AGGAAGAGATCTACAGGTTTCTGGAAGCCCGTGGGCCCCATAAGGCCCTGATCATCGCCCAGGCCCTGGGAATGAAGACAGCCAAGGAAGTCAACCCAGACTTGTATGCGCTGAGGAACAAGCACCTCCTGCATTTAGACGAGAAATCACACTCATGGGCGGTTTATCGACCAG AGGGTCCTAGACATCAGCCCACCGCTGTCATTTTACAGCAGAATCCCATCAACATGATCTGTCAGAAAGGGCCCAACAGCCACATCTCCATTCAGAACTCTGAAGGCATCCAGATCGGACATGGGAACACCATAGTAACGGCCCGTGGGGAGGATG GCTCCACGGCTCCGCTTTACCTCCCTCCAAGGGCACCAGCTGATCCCTCAACTCAGGGTCCCCTGGCTGGATCCTTGGGGCCCCAGGACATCCGCATGGAGGAGTCTGTGCTCAGACGTGTACAGATGGGACACGGCAATCAAATGAGCCTTCACAGCCACCCGGCCGAGAGCCCCGCCCACAGCGCCCACAGGACCCCCCCAG TTTCTGTCCCGACGGCCGGCCCAGAAGCTTCCATTGAAATTCAGATCCCTGAACCAGGAGCTCAGACTGAAGGGGTCATGTCCCAGAGAGTCCACATTCATGCGTGCTTCCTTGAGGACACCACGGTCGGCAACAACAACAGAATGACCATCAGCCCAGGGGCAGGTGGCCACGGAGGAGTCGCAGGGcctgaggagggcaggaggggccctggggagccaggagAAGGCGCAG ACCCTCCCTCCAGAGCCGAACGACTGACAACCGAGCTCCCTCCCGACGGTGGTCAAGCTGCCCCCATCCACGATGAGACACACATCTCCCAGCTCGAAGCCATGACTCTCAAAAGCAGGGGCCCCAGGACCCCGGAAGACGGCCCCTGA
- the PMEPA1 gene encoding protein TMEPAI isoform X2, with amino-acid sequence MVMVVVITCLLSHYKLSARSFISRHSQARRREDALSSEGCLWPSESTVSGNGIPEPQVYAPPRPADRLAVPSFAQRDRFHRFQPTYPYLQHEIDLPPTISLSDGEEPPPYQGPCTLQLRDPEQQLELNRESVRAPPNRTIFDSDLMDSAMLGGPCPPSSNSGISATCYGGGGRMEGPPPTYSEVIGHYPGASTFQHQQSGGTSLLEGTRLHHSHIAPLESTAAWSKEKDKQKGHPL; translated from the exons atggtcatGGTGGTGGTGATCACCTGTCTGCTGAGCCACTACAAGCTGTCCGCCCGCTCCTTCATCAGCCGGCACagccaggccaggaggagggaagacGCGCTGTCCTCG GAAGGATGCCTCTGGCCCTCGGAGAGCACGGTGTCGGGCAATGGAATCCCAGAG ccGCAGGTCTAcgccccgccccgtcccgccGACCGCCTGGCTGTGCCCTCCTTCGCCCAGCGGGACCGCTTCCACCGCTTCCAGCCCACCTACCCGTACCTGCAGCACGAGATCGACCTGCCTCCCACCATCTCGCTGTCAGACGGGGAGGAGCCCCCGCCCTACCAAGGCCCCTGCACTCTCCAGCTGCGGGACCCCGAGCAGCAGCTAGAGCTGAACCGGGAGTCCGTGCGCGCACCCCCAAACAGAACCATCTTCGACAGCGACCTGATGGACAGCGCCATGCTGGGTGGCCCCTGCCCCCCCAGCAGTAACTCGGGCATCAGCGCCACGTGCTATGGGGGTGGCGGGCGCATGGAGGGGCCGCCCCCCACCTACAGCGAGGTCATCGGGCACTACCCTGGGGCCTCCACCTTCCAGCACCAGCAGAGCGGCGGGACCTCCTTGCTGGAGGGCACCCGGCTGCACCACTCACACATCGCCCCCCTGGAGAGCACAGCGGCCTGGAGCAAAGAGAAGGATAAACAGAAGGGACACCCCCTCTAG
- the ZBP1 gene encoding Z-DNA-binding protein 1 isoform X1 — protein sequence MSAQTSAPPSALDPSPGGASSPGWIVRGTQFSLCLCLCLPLPDLEERILEVLRDAGSPVKTAHLLKKCQVPKKKLNQVLHQMKKESKGGLTLVGPALWCLGDSGTREVVPTEPAERPQQDTVAVPRKPGAELSERQEEIYRFLEARGPHKALIIAQALGMKTAKEVNPDLYALRNKHLLHLDEKSHSWAVYRPEGPRHQPTAVILQQNPINMICQKGPNSHISIQNSEGIQIGHGNTIVTARGEDGSTAPLYLPPRAPADPSTQGPLAGSLGPQDIRMEESVLRRVQMGHGNQMSLHSHPAESPAHSAHRTPPVSVPTAGPEASIEIQIPEPGAQTEGVMSQRVHIHACFLEDTTVGNNNRMTISPGAGGHGGVAGPEEGRRGPGEPGEGADPPSRAERLTTELPPDGGQAAPIHDETHISQLEAMTLKSRGPRTPEDGP from the exons ATGTCTGCTCAGACCtccgcccctccctctgccctggacCCCTCTCCTGGGGGGGCCTCCAGCCCAGGCTGGATTGTCAGGGGAACCcagttctctctctgcctctgcctctgcctccctctcccagacCTTGAGGAGAGGATCCTGGAGGTGCTGAGGGACGCCGGCTCCCCTGTGAAGACTGCCCACCTGCTGAAGAAATGCCAAGTGCCCAAGAAGAAACTCAACCAAGTTCTGCACCAAATGAAGAAGGAGTCGAAAGGAGGACTCACCCTCGTGGGCCCCGCGCTGTGGTGCTTGGGCGACAGTGGGACCAGAGAAGTGGTTCCCACAGAGCCGG CAGAGAGGCCCCAGCAGGACACAGTTGCAGTTCCCAGGAAGCCTGGCGCGGAGCTCAGTGAACGGC AGGAAGAGATCTACAGGTTTCTGGAAGCCCGTGGGCCCCATAAGGCCCTGATCATCGCCCAGGCCCTGGGAATGAAGACAGCCAAGGAAGTCAACCCAGACTTGTATGCGCTGAGGAACAAGCACCTCCTGCATTTAGACGAGAAATCACACTCATGGGCGGTTTATCGACCAG AGGGTCCTAGACATCAGCCCACCGCTGTCATTTTACAGCAGAATCCCATCAACATGATCTGTCAGAAAGGGCCCAACAGCCACATCTCCATTCAGAACTCTGAAGGCATCCAGATCGGACATGGGAACACCATAGTAACGGCCCGTGGGGAGGATG GCTCCACGGCTCCGCTTTACCTCCCTCCAAGGGCACCAGCTGATCCCTCAACTCAGGGTCCCCTGGCTGGATCCTTGGGGCCCCAGGACATCCGCATGGAGGAGTCTGTGCTCAGACGTGTACAGATGGGACACGGCAATCAAATGAGCCTTCACAGCCACCCGGCCGAGAGCCCCGCCCACAGCGCCCACAGGACCCCCCCAG TTTCTGTCCCGACGGCCGGCCCAGAAGCTTCCATTGAAATTCAGATCCCTGAACCAGGAGCTCAGACTGAAGGGGTCATGTCCCAGAGAGTCCACATTCATGCGTGCTTCCTTGAGGACACCACGGTCGGCAACAACAACAGAATGACCATCAGCCCAGGGGCAGGTGGCCACGGAGGAGTCGCAGGGcctgaggagggcaggaggggccctggggagccaggagAAGGCGCAG ACCCTCCCTCCAGAGCCGAACGACTGACAACCGAGCTCCCTCCCGACGGTGGTCAAGCTGCCCCCATCCACGATGAGACACACATCTCCCAGCTCGAAGCCATGACTCTCAAAAGCAGGGGCCCCAGGACCCCGGAAGACGGCCCCTGA